In Nicotiana tabacum cultivar K326 chromosome 19, ASM71507v2, whole genome shotgun sequence, one DNA window encodes the following:
- the LOC107791556 gene encoding squalene synthase gives MGSLRAILKNPDDLYPLVKLKLAARHAEKQIPPSPHWGFCYSMLHKVSRSFALVIQQLPVELRDAVCIFYLVLRALDTVEDDTSIPTDVKVPILISFHQHVYDREWHFSCGTKEYRVLMDQLHHVSTAFLELGKHYQQAIEDITMRMGAGMAKFICKEVETTDDYDEYCHYVAGLVGLGLSKLFHTSGKEDLASDSISNSMGLFLQKTNIIRDYLEDINEVPKCRMFWPREIWSKYVNKLEELKYEDNSAKAVQCLNDMVTNALSHVEDCLTYMSALRDPSIFRFCAIPQVMAIGTLAMCYDNIEVFRGVVKMRRGLTAKVIDRTRTMADVYGAFFDFSCMLKSKVNNNDPNATKTLKRLDVILKTCRDSGTLNKRKSYIIRSEPNYSPVLIVVIFIILAIILAQLSGNRS, from the exons ATGGGGAGTTTGAGGGCGATTTTGAAGAATCCAGATGATTTGTATCCATTGGTAAAGCTGAAGCTAGCGGCTCGACACGCGGAGAAGCAGATCCCGCCGTCTCCACATTGGGGCTTCTGTTACTCAATGCTTCATAAGGTTTCTCGTAGCTTTGCCCTCGTCATTCAACAACTTCCCGTCGAGCTTCGTGACGCC GTGTGCATTTTCTATTTGGTTCTTCGAGCACTTGACACTGTTG AGGATGATACCAGCATTCCCACCGATGTTAAAGTACCTATTCTGATCTCTTTTCATCAGCATGTTTATGATCGCGAATGGCATTTTTCAT GTGGTACAAAGGAGTACAGGGTTCTCATGGACCAGTTGCATCATGTTTCAACTGCTTTTCTGGAGCTTGGGAAACA TTATCAGCAGGCAATTGAGGATATTACCATGAGGATGGGTGCAGGAATGGCAAAATTCATTTGCAAGGAG GTGGAGACAACCGATGATTATGATGAATATTGTCACTATGTAGCTGGGCTTGTTGGGCTAGGATTGTCAAAACTGTTCCATACCTCTGGGAAAGAAGATCTGGCTTCAGATTCTATCTCTAACTCCATGGGTTTATTTCTTCAG AAAACAAACATCATTAGAGATTATTTGGAAGACATAAATGAAGTACCCAAGTGCCGTATGTTCTGGCCCCGTGAGATATGGAGTAAATATGTTAATAAGCTTGAG GAATTAAAGTACGAGGATAACTCGGCGAAGGCAGTGCAATGTCTCAATGACATGGTCACTAATGCTTTATCACATGTAGAAGATTGTTTGACTTACATGTCTGCTTTGCGTGATCCTTCCATCTTTCGATTCTGTGCTATTCCACAG GTCATGGCAATTGGGACATTAGCTATGTGCTACGACAACATTGAAGTCTTCAGAGGAGTGGTAAAAATGAGACGTG GTCTGACTGCTAAGGTCATTGACCGGACCAGGACTATGGCAGATGTATATGGTGctttttttgacttttcttgtATGCTGAAATCCAAG GTTAATAATAATGATCCAAATGCAACAAAAACTCTGAAGAGGCTTGACGTGATCCTGAAAACTTGCAGAGATTCGGGAACCTTGAACAAAAG GAAATCATACATAATCAGGAGCGAGCCTAATTACAGTCCAGTTCTG ATTGTCGTCATTTTCATCATACTGGCTATTATTCTTGCACAGCTATCTGGAAACCGATCTTAG